Genomic DNA from Ruminococcus sp. OA3:
GAAGATGTAGTCGTCAATGGCCTTCCGAAAATAGATCACAATATGTATCACCCCGATCACTCCGAACATAATGGCAATAATATAACATATAACCTTTCCCGATGATACCGGAAAAAACAAGAATAATATTCCAACCACTATGCACAATAATGCCATTATCATGTAATCCCGTTTAAATTCCTTAACAAATCTTTTCAACATTGTTTCCCCCTAATGCCTCTTCGTAACCAGTTCCATGTTCAGCCTACGTATCGCGGTTTCAACAGTTTCCACTTACTTATATAATAACATGATACTCCCCCAATTTTAACTGCAATCTTTTTGTTTTTTAACTTTAACCGAATCCCCCTGTATTCACCGGAAAGATTGTGTTCCAACCCGCATATATATAAAAAAACCTGATAAAAGGGAGCGTTCTATGAAAACACAGGGGTACGGTGCACTTCTGGCATTTACTTTCTGTCTGATATCAGCACTGTCTATCTTATACTGGAGCAACACCAAAGGGCAGCTGACGGTTTCCGGAGGCGCAGGCGGCAGCAGTGAGCTCCCGATCAAATGTGTTCAGACAGAGCGCCCGCAGATCGCCCTGACGTTTGATACCGCTTCGGGCAATGGAGACACTGCCCGAATTCTGGAAATCCTTAGATCCAATGACGTTACCGCTACTTTTTTCGTAACCGGAGGCTGGGTCGATGCCTACCCGGAAGATGTAAAAGCAATTCAGGCGGCAGGCCATGATCTCGGGAATCACAGTGCCACACATTCTGATATGAATGGTCTCGACGCCGAAAAGCAGACGGAAGAACTGCTTTCCGTCCATCAAAAAGTAAAAGACCTGACCGGTGCAGATATGACTCTGTTCCGTCCTCCTTTCGGTGATTATAATGATCTGGTCATCCAAACAGCCAGAGAGAATGGATACTTTACGATTTTGTGGGACATCGACAGCATGGATTGGAAAGATTACGGTACTGATTCTATTATCGATGCCGTCTATAACCACAGGCATCTCGGAAACGGTTCTATCATCCTCTGCCATAACGGTGCCAAGTACACGGTGGAAGCACTTGATCCGCTCATTAAAATTTTAAAAGAAAAAGGGTTCGAGTTCGTCCCTGTTTCCAAACTGATTTATCAGGAGAATTTTCATATGAATCAGGAGGGCAGGCAGA
This window encodes:
- a CDS encoding polysaccharide deacetylase family protein; amino-acid sequence: MKTQGYGALLAFTFCLISALSILYWSNTKGQLTVSGGAGGSSELPIKCVQTERPQIALTFDTASGNGDTARILEILRSNDVTATFFVTGGWVDAYPEDVKAIQAAGHDLGNHSATHSDMNGLDAEKQTEELLSVHQKVKDLTGADMTLFRPPFGDYNDLVIQTARENGYFTILWDIDSMDWKDYGTDSIIDAVYNHRHLGNGSIILCHNGAKYTVEALDPLIKILKEKGFEFVPVSKLIYQENFHMNQEGRQIPD